One window from the genome of Nicotiana tomentosiformis chromosome 5, ASM39032v3, whole genome shotgun sequence encodes:
- the LOC104104895 gene encoding CRIB domain-containing protein RIC4-like — protein MRYRMERFVLLPFSVGCISESSVAVGHHHQLNKSPSPEPKLTLPRSQKEGKEEEQDQEDEDDKGLEGENLKSTLGLMALPKFQRLFKNLSQLFVDKEEMEDEEEEMGMEIGLPTDVKHVTHIGIDGDSTSSLSTRNWDHLKSPNDNFLTHFPSNFPLSPFAIAHSPHSPNHISMASSSY, from the exons ATGAGGTATAGAATGGAAAGATTTGTGTTACTTCCATTTTCTGTGGGTTGCATCTCTGAATCAAGTGTTGCAGTTGGTCATCATCATCAGCTTAATAAAAGTCCAAGTCCTGAACCCAAGTTAACTCTCCCAA GAAGCCAAAAAGAAGGAAAGGAGGAGGAGCAAgatcaagaagatgaagatgacaAAGGTTTGGAGGGTGAAAATTTGAAGAGTACATTAGGCCTTATGGCCCTTCCCAAGTTTCAGAGGCTTTTCAAGAACTTGTCCCAGTTATTTG TGGACAAGGAAGAAATGGAAGACGAAGAGGAGGAGATGGGAATGGAAATAGGATTACCAACAGATGTGAAGCATGTAACTCACATTGGAATAGATGGTGATTCTACTTCTAGCCTTTCAACAAGAAATTGGGATCATCTTAAATCCCCTAATGATAATTTCCTCACTCATTTCCCTTCTAATTTCCCTTTATCTCCTTTTGCCATTGCTCATTCACCTCACTCCCCTAATCACATTTCCATGGCTAGCTCCTCTTATTAA